A portion of the Gallus gallus isolate bGalGal1 chromosome 16, bGalGal1.mat.broiler.GRCg7b, whole genome shotgun sequence genome contains these proteins:
- the BF1 gene encoding MHC BF1 class I isoform X2 — protein MRPCGAVGLGLLRLGLLLAAVCGAAAELHTLRYIHTAMTDPGPGQPWYVDVGYVDGELFVHYNSTARRYVPRTEWMAAKADQQYWDGQTQIGQRNERSVKVSLDTLQERYNQTGGSHTVQWMFGCDILEDGTIRGYRQVAYDGKDFIAFDKDMKTFTAAVPEAVPTKRKWEEGGVAEGWKSYLEETCVEWLRRYVEYGKAELGRRERPEVRVWGKEADGILTLSCRAHGFYPRPIVVSWLKDGAVRGQDAQSGGIMPNGDGTYHTWVTIDAQPGDGDKYQCRVEHASLPQPGLYSWEPPQPNLVPIVAGVAVAIVAIAIVVGVGFIIYRRHAGKKGKGYNIAPGSNPSI, from the exons ATGCGCCCGTGCGGGGCGGTGGGCCTGGGGCTGCTGcgcctggggctgctgctcgCCGCCGTGTGCGGGGCGGCGGCCG AGCTCCATACCCTGCGGTACATCCATACGGCGATGACGGATCCCGGCCCCGGGCAGCCGTGGTACGTGGACGTGGGGTATGTGGACGGGGAACTCTTCGTGCACTACAACAGCACCGCGCGGAGGTACGTGCCCCGCACCGAGTGGATGGCGGCCAAGGCGGACCAGCAGTACTGGGATGGACAGACGCAGATCGGACAGCGCAATGAGCGGAGTGTGAAAGTGagcctggacacactgcaggaacGATACAACCAGACCGGCG GGTCTCACACGGTGCAGTGGATGTTCGGCTGTGACATCCTCGAGGATGGCACCATCCGGGGGTATCGTCAGGTGGCCTACGATGGGAAAGACTTCATTGCCTTCGACAAAGACATGAAGACGTTCACTGCGGCAGTTCCAGAGGCAGTTCCCACCAAGAGGAAATGGGAGGAAGGAGGTGTTGCTGAGGGGTGGAAGAGTTACCTGGAGGAAACCTGCGTGGAGTGGCTGCGGAGATACGTGGAATACGGGAAGGCTGAGCTGGGCAGGAGAG AGCGGCCCGAGGTGCGAGTGTGGGGGAAGGAGGCCGACGGGATCCTGACCTTGTCCTGCCGCGCTCACGGCTTCTACCCGCGGCCCATCGTTGTCAGCTGGCTGAAGGACGGCGCAGTGCGGGGCCAGGACGCCCAGTCGGGGGGCATCATGCCCAATGGCGATGGCACCTACCACACCTGGGTCACCATCGATGCGCAGCCGGGGGACGGGGATAAGTACCAGTGCCGCGTGGAGCACGCCAGCCTGCCCCAGCCCGGCCTCTACTCGTGGG AGCCGCCACAGCCCAACCTGGTGCCCATCGTGGCGGGGGTGGCCGTCGCCATTGTGGCCATCGCCATCGTGGTTGGTGTTGGATTCATCATCTACAGACGCCACGCAG ggaagaaggggaagggCTACAACATCGCGCCCG GGAGCAACCCCTCCATCTGA
- the BF1 gene encoding MHC BF1 class I isoform X1, translated as MRPCGAVGLGLLRLGLLLAAVCGAAAELHTLRYIHTAMTDPGPGQPWYVDVGYVDGELFVHYNSTARRYVPRTEWMAAKADQQYWDGQTQIGQRNERSVKVSLDTLQERYNQTGGSHTVQWMFGCDILEDGTIRGYRQVAYDGKDFIAFDKDMKTFTAAVPEAVPTKRKWEEGGVAEGWKSYLEETCVEWLRRYVEYGKAELGRRERPEVRVWGKEADGILTLSCRAHGFYPRPIVVSWLKDGAVRGQDAQSGGIMPNGDGTYHTWVTIDAQPGDGDKYQCRVEHASLPQPGLYSWEPPQPNLVPIVAGVAVAIVAIAIVVGVGFIIYRRHAGKKGKGYNIAPGSTGLGLTAVPPL; from the exons ATGCGCCCGTGCGGGGCGGTGGGCCTGGGGCTGCTGcgcctggggctgctgctcgCCGCCGTGTGCGGGGCGGCGGCCG AGCTCCATACCCTGCGGTACATCCATACGGCGATGACGGATCCCGGCCCCGGGCAGCCGTGGTACGTGGACGTGGGGTATGTGGACGGGGAACTCTTCGTGCACTACAACAGCACCGCGCGGAGGTACGTGCCCCGCACCGAGTGGATGGCGGCCAAGGCGGACCAGCAGTACTGGGATGGACAGACGCAGATCGGACAGCGCAATGAGCGGAGTGTGAAAGTGagcctggacacactgcaggaacGATACAACCAGACCGGCG GGTCTCACACGGTGCAGTGGATGTTCGGCTGTGACATCCTCGAGGATGGCACCATCCGGGGGTATCGTCAGGTGGCCTACGATGGGAAAGACTTCATTGCCTTCGACAAAGACATGAAGACGTTCACTGCGGCAGTTCCAGAGGCAGTTCCCACCAAGAGGAAATGGGAGGAAGGAGGTGTTGCTGAGGGGTGGAAGAGTTACCTGGAGGAAACCTGCGTGGAGTGGCTGCGGAGATACGTGGAATACGGGAAGGCTGAGCTGGGCAGGAGAG AGCGGCCCGAGGTGCGAGTGTGGGGGAAGGAGGCCGACGGGATCCTGACCTTGTCCTGCCGCGCTCACGGCTTCTACCCGCGGCCCATCGTTGTCAGCTGGCTGAAGGACGGCGCAGTGCGGGGCCAGGACGCCCAGTCGGGGGGCATCATGCCCAATGGCGATGGCACCTACCACACCTGGGTCACCATCGATGCGCAGCCGGGGGACGGGGATAAGTACCAGTGCCGCGTGGAGCACGCCAGCCTGCCCCAGCCCGGCCTCTACTCGTGGG AGCCGCCACAGCCCAACCTGGTGCCCATCGTGGCGGGGGTGGCCGTCGCCATTGTGGCCATCGCCATCGTGGTTGGTGTTGGATTCATCATCTACAGACGCCACGCAG ggaagaaggggaagggCTACAACATCGCGCCCG ggagcacagggctgggtcTCACAGCTGTTCCTCCCTTATAG
- the BF1 gene encoding MHC BF1 class I precursor, with the protein MRPCGAVGLGLLRLGLLLAAVCGAAAELHTLRYIHTAMTDPGPGQPWYVDVGYVDGELFVHYNSTARRYVPRTEWMAAKADQQYWDGQTQIGQRNERSVKVSLDTLQERYNQTGGSHTVQWMFGCDILEDGTIRGYRQVAYDGKDFIAFDKDMKTFTAAVPEAVPTKRKWEEGGVAEGWKSYLEETCVEWLRRYVEYGKAELGRRERPEVRVWGKEADGILTLSCRAHGFYPRPIVVSWLKDGAVRGQDAQSGGIMPNGDGTYHTWVTIDAQPGDGDKYQCRVEHASLPQPGLYSWEPPQPNLVPIVAGVAVAIVAIAIVVGVGFIIYRRHAGKKGKGYNIAPDREGGSSSSSTGSNPSI; encoded by the exons ATGCGCCCGTGCGGGGCGGTGGGCCTGGGGCTGCTGcgcctggggctgctgctcgCCGCCGTGTGCGGGGCGGCGGCCG AGCTCCATACCCTGCGGTACATCCATACGGCGATGACGGATCCCGGCCCCGGGCAGCCGTGGTACGTGGACGTGGGGTATGTGGACGGGGAACTCTTCGTGCACTACAACAGCACCGCGCGGAGGTACGTGCCCCGCACCGAGTGGATGGCGGCCAAGGCGGACCAGCAGTACTGGGATGGACAGACGCAGATCGGACAGCGCAATGAGCGGAGTGTGAAAGTGagcctggacacactgcaggaacGATACAACCAGACCGGCG GGTCTCACACGGTGCAGTGGATGTTCGGCTGTGACATCCTCGAGGATGGCACCATCCGGGGGTATCGTCAGGTGGCCTACGATGGGAAAGACTTCATTGCCTTCGACAAAGACATGAAGACGTTCACTGCGGCAGTTCCAGAGGCAGTTCCCACCAAGAGGAAATGGGAGGAAGGAGGTGTTGCTGAGGGGTGGAAGAGTTACCTGGAGGAAACCTGCGTGGAGTGGCTGCGGAGATACGTGGAATACGGGAAGGCTGAGCTGGGCAGGAGAG AGCGGCCCGAGGTGCGAGTGTGGGGGAAGGAGGCCGACGGGATCCTGACCTTGTCCTGCCGCGCTCACGGCTTCTACCCGCGGCCCATCGTTGTCAGCTGGCTGAAGGACGGCGCAGTGCGGGGCCAGGACGCCCAGTCGGGGGGCATCATGCCCAATGGCGATGGCACCTACCACACCTGGGTCACCATCGATGCGCAGCCGGGGGACGGGGATAAGTACCAGTGCCGCGTGGAGCACGCCAGCCTGCCCCAGCCCGGCCTCTACTCGTGGG AGCCGCCACAGCCCAACCTGGTGCCCATCGTGGCGGGGGTGGCCGTCGCCATTGTGGCCATCGCCATCGTGGTTGGTGTTGGATTCATCATCTACAGACGCCACGCAG ggaagaaggggaagggCTACAACATCGCGCCCG ACAGGGAAGGTGGATCCAGCAGCTCGAGCACAG GGAGCAACCCCTCCATCTGA